A genomic segment from Bradyrhizobium sp. ISRA430 encodes:
- a CDS encoding efflux RND transporter periplasmic adaptor subunit, with protein MSSRKFIWTLGLAVVVAAGALAAWGPGVSALRKTVGLAAAEPPQHSKSQAEERKSIIRMDDERIALAKIEQAKAVPATMATRLSVPAVIAPDADRVAHVSVKLSGTVAELRKNIGDEVEKGQVLGALESREVADAKSEYMAARLSNDLQQDLAARDKAAWDGSKAIPEQQYIRSRNAASQTAMRLDIARQKLLALGVDESEITAIPQAPEGTLRLQNVRAPISGRVVERKVELGTAVGRDNLETELFVIIDLSRVWVEMTVNSSDLPAVREGQSVAVSIRGASGVGTGKIIFVSPLLDKETRAARVVAVLDNPDRFWRPGSFVTAAIAVESRQVPVVVPVTAIQTVDGRKVVFVRTSDGFEKRDVVLGRRDDGMVEVTSGLAAGETIAASNTFPLKAELSKPGDED; from the coding sequence ATGTCCTCTCGAAAGTTCATTTGGACGCTGGGTCTCGCCGTCGTCGTCGCAGCGGGCGCGCTCGCGGCCTGGGGACCGGGCGTATCGGCGCTGCGCAAGACGGTGGGCCTGGCCGCGGCGGAGCCGCCGCAGCACTCGAAATCGCAGGCGGAGGAGCGGAAGTCCATCATCCGGATGGACGACGAGCGGATCGCGTTGGCCAAGATCGAGCAGGCCAAGGCTGTGCCAGCGACGATGGCGACGAGATTGTCGGTCCCGGCCGTCATCGCACCGGACGCCGACCGCGTCGCCCATGTGTCGGTGAAGCTGTCCGGAACCGTCGCCGAGCTCCGCAAGAACATTGGAGACGAGGTCGAGAAGGGCCAGGTTCTCGGAGCGCTGGAGAGCCGGGAAGTGGCCGACGCGAAGAGCGAATACATGGCCGCCCGACTGTCGAATGACCTGCAGCAGGATCTGGCAGCCCGCGACAAGGCTGCCTGGGACGGTAGCAAGGCGATACCCGAGCAGCAGTACATCAGGTCGCGCAACGCCGCATCGCAGACGGCGATGCGTCTCGACATCGCCCGGCAAAAGCTGCTCGCGCTCGGGGTCGACGAAAGCGAGATTACCGCGATCCCACAGGCGCCCGAGGGGACGCTGAGACTTCAGAACGTCCGTGCGCCGATCTCCGGAAGGGTGGTGGAACGCAAGGTTGAACTCGGGACCGCCGTCGGGAGGGACAACCTCGAGACCGAGCTCTTCGTCATCATCGACCTCAGCCGGGTCTGGGTCGAGATGACGGTTAATTCCTCCGATCTGCCGGCGGTCCGCGAAGGGCAGAGCGTCGCAGTGTCCATTCGTGGCGCAAGCGGCGTCGGGACGGGCAAGATCATCTTCGTCAGCCCACTGCTCGACAAGGAAACGCGGGCCGCACGCGTCGTGGCGGTCCTGGATAATCCGGATCGGTTCTGGCGGCCCGGCTCGTTCGTGACGGCGGCCATTGCCGTGGAGTCGCGCCAGGTCCCGGTGGTGGTGCCGGTGACCGCCATCCAGACCGTGGATGGGCGGAAGGTCGTATTCGTGCGGACCTCCGACGGCTTCGAGAAGCGGGACGTGGTGCTCGGTCGCCGGGACGATGGGATGGTCGAAGTGACGTCCGGGCTTGCCGCCGGCGAAACGATCGCGGCTTCGAATACTTTTCCATTGAAGGCCGAGCTCTCCAAGCCGGGCGACGAGGACTGA
- a CDS encoding CusA/CzcA family heavy metal efflux RND transporter, protein MIARIVDFSVRRRWLVLLVVLVAAASGVWSLTRLPIDAVPDVTNVQVQVNAVAPALTPVEIEKQVTVTLETALAGIPGLESTRSFSRNGFAQVTIVFVDGTNIYFARQLVAERINDAKSSLPPGVEVKMGPVSTGLGEIYWWAVEYEKPGATAVVRDGEPGWQSDGSYLTPEGERLADDFRRTVYLRTVQDWIVRPQMKTVPGVAGADAIGGFVKQYQVQPDPVKLVGYGLSFKQVIEAIEANNASRGANYIEQNGEGYVVRAAGRVENVEDIGQIVVSTRNGVPVRIRDMAEVTIGKELRTGSASVDGREVVLGTALMLIGGNSRTVAAAADAKIKEISKMLPPGIHARTVLNRTQLVDATIRTVATNLAEGALLVIAVLFLMLGNFRAALITACVIPVTMLLTATGMLRGHISANLMSLGALDFGLIVDGAVIICENSLRHLAERQVTLGRTLTRNERLKTVTDSAVEMIRPTVYGQLIIILVYVPLLAFTGVEGKTFEPMALTVMIALATAFVVSLTFVPAATAIALTRPVRENENFVVRWLKNAYAPILSRSIANTGLVVASAAVLFAASLVVFSRLGQEFTPTLDEKNIVMEVKRVPSTALAQAQAMQLEIEKVISKFPQVAFVFSRTGTPDLAADPMPPSASDTYIIVKPQSEWPDPSMTKDDLIREIEAEATKMPGNKVGFSQPIEMRFNELIAGVREDLGIKVFGDDFTEMQRTASRIADVLRKIEGAESVKVEETSGLPFLEIRIDKAEIAWRGLNLADVQDLIETAVGGRAAGLVFEGDRRFHIVVRLNDALRGDISALESLPVPLPHSNPNAPAPTVPLRAVATFDQTEGANQISRENGKRRVVTTAEVRGRDIGSLVTEAQAKVGEEVKLPPGSYLAWGGQFESFSVARQRLTIVVPACFAMIFLLLFGAVGSARDALVVFSAVPLALTGGIAALWLRGMPFSISAAVGFIALSGVAVLNGLVMLTQIRSLIDGGVPLAQAIRDGALTRFRPVVMTALVASLGFVPMALATGTGAEVQKPLATVVIGGLLTATVLTLVVLPALYARFAERAANHSTGSRGIQRAAE, encoded by the coding sequence ATGATCGCGCGTATCGTCGATTTCTCCGTCAGGCGTCGCTGGCTCGTTCTTCTGGTGGTGCTGGTTGCCGCGGCGTCCGGCGTGTGGTCGTTGACCAGACTGCCGATCGACGCGGTTCCCGACGTGACCAACGTCCAGGTGCAGGTGAACGCCGTGGCGCCGGCGCTGACCCCGGTCGAGATCGAGAAACAGGTCACGGTCACCCTTGAGACGGCCTTGGCCGGCATACCCGGCCTGGAGTCGACGCGATCCTTCTCGCGGAACGGTTTCGCGCAGGTGACCATCGTCTTCGTCGACGGCACGAACATCTACTTCGCGCGGCAGCTCGTCGCCGAACGCATCAACGACGCCAAATCCTCGCTGCCGCCGGGCGTCGAGGTGAAGATGGGGCCGGTCTCGACCGGTCTAGGCGAAATTTATTGGTGGGCCGTAGAGTACGAAAAGCCCGGCGCCACCGCGGTCGTGCGTGATGGCGAGCCCGGCTGGCAGAGCGACGGCAGTTATCTCACCCCCGAGGGCGAGCGATTGGCCGACGATTTTCGCCGGACGGTCTACCTCAGGACGGTACAGGACTGGATCGTCCGTCCGCAGATGAAGACCGTGCCTGGGGTGGCAGGCGCCGATGCGATCGGCGGTTTCGTAAAGCAGTATCAGGTGCAGCCGGATCCCGTGAAGCTCGTCGGCTACGGTCTCTCCTTCAAGCAAGTCATCGAGGCGATCGAAGCCAACAACGCCAGCAGGGGCGCCAACTACATCGAGCAGAACGGCGAGGGTTATGTAGTCCGCGCCGCCGGGCGCGTCGAGAACGTCGAGGACATCGGACAGATAGTGGTCTCGACCCGCAACGGCGTGCCGGTGCGGATCAGGGACATGGCCGAAGTCACCATCGGGAAGGAGCTGAGAACCGGAAGCGCCAGCGTTGATGGCCGCGAGGTCGTGCTTGGAACGGCCCTGATGCTGATCGGCGGGAATAGCCGCACCGTTGCCGCTGCGGCGGACGCCAAGATCAAGGAGATCAGCAAGATGCTTCCCCCGGGCATCCACGCTCGGACGGTGCTCAACCGTACGCAGCTCGTTGACGCCACGATCCGCACCGTCGCGACCAACCTGGCGGAAGGCGCGCTGCTAGTGATCGCCGTGCTGTTTTTGATGCTTGGCAACTTCCGGGCGGCCCTGATCACCGCCTGCGTCATTCCGGTCACCATGTTGTTGACGGCGACGGGAATGCTGCGGGGGCACATCAGCGCGAACCTGATGAGCCTTGGCGCGCTCGATTTCGGCTTGATCGTCGACGGCGCGGTGATCATCTGCGAGAACAGTCTCCGGCACCTCGCCGAACGGCAGGTCACCTTGGGGCGCACCCTGACGCGTAACGAACGACTCAAGACGGTCACCGATTCAGCGGTCGAGATGATCCGACCGACCGTCTACGGCCAGCTCATTATCATCCTCGTCTACGTCCCGCTGCTCGCCTTCACCGGCGTAGAGGGCAAGACCTTCGAGCCCATGGCCCTCACGGTGATGATCGCGCTGGCCACGGCCTTCGTGGTCTCCCTTACCTTCGTCCCCGCTGCAACTGCGATCGCCCTGACCAGGCCGGTGAGGGAGAACGAGAACTTTGTGGTTCGGTGGCTGAAGAACGCGTACGCGCCGATCCTGTCGCGTAGCATCGCAAATACCGGCCTGGTCGTCGCATCGGCTGCCGTCCTATTTGCCGCATCGCTCGTCGTATTCTCCCGCCTTGGTCAGGAATTCACGCCGACGCTCGACGAGAAAAACATCGTCATGGAGGTGAAGCGCGTGCCGAGTACGGCGCTGGCGCAGGCTCAGGCCATGCAGCTCGAGATCGAGAAGGTGATCAGCAAGTTCCCGCAGGTCGCGTTCGTCTTCTCGCGCACTGGCACGCCGGACCTGGCAGCCGATCCGATGCCGCCGAGCGCGTCCGACACTTACATCATCGTCAAGCCGCAAAGCGAATGGCCGGACCCGTCGATGACGAAGGACGATCTGATCCGAGAGATCGAGGCGGAGGCGACCAAGATGCCCGGAAACAAGGTCGGCTTCTCGCAACCGATCGAGATGCGCTTCAACGAGCTCATCGCCGGCGTCCGCGAGGATCTCGGCATCAAGGTGTTCGGCGATGATTTCACCGAGATGCAGCGCACGGCGTCCCGCATCGCGGACGTCCTGAGAAAGATCGAGGGCGCCGAAAGCGTGAAAGTCGAAGAAACCAGCGGGCTGCCGTTCCTGGAGATCCGGATCGACAAGGCTGAGATCGCGTGGCGGGGCCTCAATCTCGCAGACGTCCAGGACCTGATCGAGACTGCCGTCGGCGGGCGCGCGGCGGGGCTGGTGTTCGAGGGAGACCGGCGCTTCCATATCGTAGTCCGGCTGAACGACGCGCTGCGCGGCGACATCTCCGCGCTCGAAAGCCTCCCGGTGCCGTTGCCGCATTCGAACCCGAACGCGCCTGCGCCAACGGTGCCCTTGCGGGCTGTCGCAACGTTTGACCAGACCGAAGGGGCCAACCAGATCAGTCGCGAGAACGGCAAGCGGCGCGTCGTCACGACAGCCGAGGTCCGCGGGCGGGACATCGGATCGCTGGTCACTGAGGCCCAAGCGAAAGTCGGGGAAGAGGTGAAGTTGCCGCCGGGGAGCTACTTGGCATGGGGCGGACAGTTCGAGAGCTTCTCGGTCGCGCGCCAGCGGCTAACCATCGTCGTCCCAGCATGCTTCGCGATGATCTTCCTACTTCTCTTCGGGGCAGTGGGATCGGCGCGCGATGCGCTCGTCGTCTTCAGTGCCGTACCGCTCGCGTTGACCGGCGGGATCGCCGCGTTGTGGCTGCGGGGTATGCCGTTTTCGATATCTGCCGCGGTCGGCTTCATTGCCTTGTCCGGAGTCGCCGTGCTCAACGGTCTGGTCATGTTGACCCAGATACGGTCGCTGATCGACGGAGGTGTGCCACTTGCTCAGGCAATACGCGACGGAGCCCTGACGCGCTTCCGTCCCGTCGTCATGACGGCGCTGGTGGCATCGCTCGGCTTCGTGCCGATGGCGCTTGCGACTGGGACCGGCGCCGAGGTGCAGAAGCCGCTTGCCACCGTCGTCATCGGCGGCTTGTTAACCGCCACAGTGCTGACGCTAGTCGTGTTGCCAGCACTCTATGCGAGGTTCGCGGAGCGGGCCGCGAACCATTCCACCGGATCGAGAGGTATCCAGCGAGCTGCCGAATAA
- a CDS encoding tetratricopeptide repeat protein produces the protein MRTSRRTIVAFAFGALALAAPALAFDGAPVNQKDTAIPVVTAAPNAAGALRKAVPPAVTQETSLSALQYAAEGGHPIAQWKLGRMYANGDGVAQDDLRAFEYFSRIANAHAEDSPSAPQAQIVANAFVALGRYYLSGIPNSKIKADPDRAREMFSYAASYFGNADAQYDLARLYLKTPDASREDFRYGARWLGLAAQKGQHEAQALLGQMLFNGDRLPRQAARGLMWLTLARDSAGADETWIKESYNRAFAKASDDDRAMCLQMLEQWVQGRRE, from the coding sequence ATGCGGACATCTAGGCGTACCATAGTTGCGTTTGCGTTCGGGGCTTTAGCGTTGGCCGCGCCTGCGCTCGCTTTCGACGGTGCGCCGGTCAACCAGAAGGATACGGCTATCCCGGTTGTCACGGCAGCACCGAACGCTGCCGGTGCACTGCGCAAGGCCGTACCGCCGGCCGTAACCCAGGAAACCTCGCTCAGCGCCCTGCAATATGCTGCCGAAGGCGGCCATCCGATCGCGCAGTGGAAGCTTGGCCGCATGTACGCCAATGGCGACGGCGTCGCGCAGGACGACTTGCGCGCGTTCGAATATTTCAGCCGGATCGCCAATGCCCATGCCGAGGACAGCCCGTCGGCGCCGCAGGCGCAGATCGTGGCCAACGCCTTCGTCGCGCTCGGCCGCTACTATCTCAGCGGCATCCCGAACTCGAAGATCAAGGCCGACCCGGACCGGGCACGAGAGATGTTCTCCTATGCCGCATCCTATTTCGGCAATGCGGATGCGCAGTACGATCTCGCCCGCCTGTACCTGAAGACGCCGGACGCCTCCCGCGAGGATTTCCGCTATGGCGCGCGCTGGCTCGGGCTTGCGGCTCAGAAGGGCCAGCACGAGGCGCAGGCGCTGCTCGGCCAGATGCTGTTCAACGGCGACCGCCTGCCGCGGCAGGCCGCGCGCGGCCTGATGTGGCTGACCCTGGCGCGCGACAGCGCCGGGGCCGACGAGACCTGGATCAAGGAAAGCTATAACCGCGCCTTCGCCAAAGCCTCCGACGACGACCGTGCGATGTGCCTGCAAATGCTCGAGCAGTGGGTGCAGGGCCGCCGGGAGTGA
- the ilvD gene encoding dihydroxy-acid dehydratase, whose amino-acid sequence MDAKTNIKGRLPSRHVTEGPARAPHRSYFYAMGLTTEQIHQPFVGVASCWNEAAPCNIALMRQAQAVKKGVASAGGTPREFCTITVTDGIAMGHDGMRSSLPSRECIADSVELTVRGHAYDALVGLAGCDKSLPGMMMAMVRLNVPSIFIYGGSILPGNFRGQQVTVQDMFEAVGKHSVGAMSDEDLDEIERVACPSAGACGAQFTANTMATVSEAIGLALPYSAGAPAPYEIRDAFCMTAGEKVMDLIADNIRPRDIVTRKSLENAAAVVAASGGSTNAALHLPAIAHEAGIKFDLFDVAEIFKKTPYIADLKPGGRYVAKDMFEVGGIPLLMKTLLDNGFLHGDCLTVTGRTIAENLKSVKWNPHQDVVHPADKPITVTGGVVGLKGNLAPEGAIVKVAGMSNLRFTGPARCFDREEDAFEAVQKRTYREGEVIVIRYEGPKGGPGMREMLQTTAALTGQGMGGKIALITDGRFSGATRGFCIGHVGPEAAVGGPIGLLEDGDIIEIDAVAGTLNVKLSDDELAQRQTKWRPRATNHTSGALWKYAQQVGPALGGAVTHPGGAHEKQCYADI is encoded by the coding sequence ATGGACGCGAAGACGAACATCAAGGGCAGGCTGCCGAGCCGTCACGTCACGGAAGGCCCTGCGCGCGCCCCCCATCGCTCGTACTTCTACGCCATGGGTCTGACCACCGAACAGATCCACCAGCCCTTCGTCGGCGTCGCCTCCTGCTGGAACGAGGCCGCGCCTTGCAACATCGCCCTGATGCGCCAGGCCCAGGCGGTGAAGAAGGGCGTCGCCTCGGCCGGTGGCACCCCGCGCGAATTCTGCACCATCACCGTGACCGATGGCATCGCCATGGGTCATGACGGCATGCGGTCCTCGCTGCCGTCGCGCGAATGCATTGCCGACTCCGTCGAGCTGACGGTCCGCGGCCACGCCTATGACGCCCTCGTTGGCCTTGCCGGCTGCGACAAGTCGCTACCCGGTATGATGATGGCGATGGTCCGCCTCAACGTGCCTTCGATTTTCATTTACGGCGGCTCGATCCTGCCCGGTAATTTCCGCGGGCAGCAGGTCACGGTGCAGGACATGTTCGAGGCGGTCGGCAAGCACTCGGTCGGCGCCATGTCCGACGAGGACCTCGACGAGATCGAGCGCGTGGCGTGCCCCTCGGCCGGTGCCTGCGGCGCGCAATTTACCGCCAACACCATGGCGACCGTCTCGGAAGCCATCGGGCTGGCGCTGCCGTACTCGGCCGGCGCCCCCGCGCCTTACGAAATCCGCGACGCCTTCTGCATGACGGCCGGCGAGAAGGTCATGGACCTGATCGCCGACAACATCCGGCCGCGCGATATCGTTACCCGTAAGTCATTGGAAAATGCCGCTGCCGTGGTCGCCGCCTCCGGCGGCTCGACCAATGCTGCGCTGCACCTGCCGGCGATCGCTCACGAAGCCGGCATCAAGTTCGACCTGTTCGACGTCGCCGAAATCTTCAAAAAGACACCATATATCGCGGATTTGAAGCCGGGCGGCCGTTATGTCGCCAAAGACATGTTTGAAGTTGGCGGCATACCGCTTCTGATGAAGACGCTGCTCGACAACGGCTTCCTGCACGGTGACTGCCTTACCGTTACGGGCCGCACGATCGCCGAAAACCTCAAGAGCGTGAAGTGGAATCCGCACCAGGATGTGGTGCACCCGGCGGACAAGCCGATCACCGTCACCGGTGGTGTGGTGGGTCTGAAGGGCAATTTGGCGCCAGAAGGTGCGATCGTGAAAGTCGCGGGAATGTCCAACCTCAGGTTTACCGGTCCGGCCCGGTGCTTTGACCGTGAGGAGGACGCTTTCGAGGCGGTCCAGAAGCGCACCTATCGGGAAGGCGAAGTCATCGTGATCCGCTACGAGGGGCCGAAAGGCGGCCCCGGTATGCGGGAAATGCTCCAGACCACAGCGGCGCTGACCGGGCAGGGCATGGGCGGCAAGATTGCGCTCATCACCGACGGCCGGTTCTCGGGCGCCACCCGCGGCTTCTGCATCGGCCATGTCGGGCCCGAAGCGGCCGTCGGCGGCCCGATCGGGCTGCTCGAGGACGGCGACATCATCGAGATCGATGCGGTCGCCGGTACCCTTAACGTAAAATTGAGCGACGATGAGCTGGCTCAGCGCCAGACCAAGTGGCGGCCTCGCGCGACTAACCATACGTCGGGTGCGCTCTGGAAGTATGCTCAGCAGGTTGGGCCAGCGCTCGGTGGGGCAGTAACCCATCCGGGTGGCGCGCACGAGAAGCAGTGCTATGCGGACATCTAG